The Phacochoerus africanus isolate WHEZ1 chromosome X, ROS_Pafr_v1, whole genome shotgun sequence genome has a segment encoding these proteins:
- the LOC125118472 gene encoding structural maintenance of chromosomes protein 1A-like encodes MTHLQKEVTAIETKLEQKRSDRHNLLQACKMQDIKLPLSKGTMDDISQEEGSSQGEDSVSGSQRTSNIYAREALIEIDYGDLCEDLKVRSSQLSIKGQPI; translated from the exons ATGACCCATTTACAGAAGGAAGTGACAGCCATTGAGACCAAGCTTGAACAGAAGCGCAGTGACCGCCACAACCTGCTACAGGCCTGCAAGATGCAGGACATCAAGTTGCCACTGTCTAAAGGCACCATGGACGATATTAGTCAGGAGGAA GGTAGCTCCCAGGGGGAGGATTCAGTGAGTGGCTCCCAACGAACTTCCAATATCTACGCGCGAGAGGCCCTCATCGAGATTGACTATGGTGACCTGTGTGAGGATCTGAAGGTAAGATCTTCCCAGCTGTCCATCAAGGGTCAGCCCATCTAG